One window from the genome of Mauremys mutica isolate MM-2020 ecotype Southern chromosome 4, ASM2049712v1, whole genome shotgun sequence encodes:
- the BMF gene encoding bcl-2-modifying factor isoform X3, producing the protein MDPPSYLEEDYSSLDGLDDDVFHSDFGLTGQPGEMTPPGIFTQNQSYSCLLGRFQLFPLTHCCGPGIRHAEQQDKATQTLSPSSSTQDVMLPCGVTEEPQRLFYGNAGYRLHVPPVGFALNPHLQEEPREGQREARAEVQIARKLQCIADQFHRLHIQRERSVCCYGTERAM; encoded by the exons ATGGATCCCCCCAGCTACCTGGAAGAGGACTATTCCAGCCTGGACGGGCTGGACGATGACGTGTTTCACTCTGACTTTGGACTCACAGGTCAGCCTGGTGAGATGACCCCTCCTGGCATTTTCACACAGAACCAATCCTACAGCTGTCTCCTGGGGAGGTTTCAACTGTTCCCCCTCACACACTGCTGTGGTCCAGGTATCAGGCATGCTGAGCAGCAGGACAAGGCAACCCAAACACTCAGTCCATCCTCTTCCACTCAGGATGTCATGTTGCCATGTGGAGTCACTGAAGAGCCCCAGAGACTCTTCTATG GGAATGCTGGGTACCGTTTACATGTCCCCCCAGTTGGCTTTGCATTGAATCCGCACCTCCAAGAGGAGCCTCGGGAAGGTCAACGGGAAGCACGTGCTGAGGTTCAGATTGCACGGAAGTTACAGTGCATTGCAGACCAGTTCCACAGGCTCCACATACAGAGG